A genomic window from Lotus japonicus ecotype B-129 chromosome 1, LjGifu_v1.2 includes:
- the LOC130711636 gene encoding uncharacterized protein LOC130711636 encodes MNVDANVPGMRSVVNKAIYDHWEMEKTKYNIKDLKPQMKIWQKIFLTCIHPRTGGTDYLNETQKDNPACILEYVRMLRRQGDPITLEEFVKTLPESPPNVLKDTSSLANDTLYDAMDISSSSVSTNADEVQTFSGCSSSDESEDSEDGERDDMPCSKNLDEFEEYSDIGDMKYECQYCGALHWNSDGSCKLNKSLIEDLLAMVDECNVLVKSFRKVRDFISINQLLRISLRLFRARPKDPRVYNLPSVDEVAGLIVGDFDSTDCGRDIVVSSMDGTLRRIHETHTSFLPLQYPLLFPNGEDGYKEDILFRQDGDGRVFKKIVRVSLREFISFRIHERMREDSVILRSRRLFQQFLVDCYSMIEAQRLSYIKGNQKTIRRDFLSGLEEAMEKGDVDSASVGTRIVLPSSFTGGRRYMFNNCQDAMAICKHVGYPDLFITVTCNPKWLEIQRCVSEKGLNAYDRPDISCRVFHIKVKQLMRDLRKGQYFGKVSAGMYTIEFQKRGLPHAHILIWLAPGSKLTTPEKIDSVICAELPDPVASPKLFEVVSMFMVHGPCGSSRKNSPCMVNGRCSKFFPKKYVDKTSFDIDGYPTYRRRNTGVFVERRDVQLDNGYVVPYNAKLLMKYQAHINIEYCKKSNCIKYLFKYINKGVDRVTVSMKNECNEGQNVPEVDEIQQYYDCRYLSACEAAWRSFSFRIHDHWPPVQRLPFHMPNKQVVLYGNEEPIDRVVQRGQMSETMFTGWMVANMIYEHGRHLTYAEYPQLFVWHPKDKEWRPRKRGFSIGRMNFIPLGCGEVYYLRLLLNLQCGCTSYADLRTVDGVVRVSFQEACSALGLLEDDKEFIDGLIDCAELSGGMSVRKLFMVLLLSNSIVTPGKVFEETWRLLADGILYKRRKLLCNPTLRLDDQTLKTLCLVELEKMLVNNGKTLKDFPGIPYPISDEVPQFENVMLFNELRFDIDDMSVKHNDHLMKLNNGQRKVYDEVIDAVNKSDGGFYFVYGSGGTGKTFLWKTLSYRLRSERKIVLNVASSGIASLLLPGGRTAHSLFSIPLVLNEDSCCNIRLGSNKAELLKHTSLIIWDEAPMVNRWAFEAVDRTLRDIMEVGDVYGGGKPFGGKVVVLGEDFRQTLPIIPKASREEIVMATINSSRLWKFCKVLKLTENMRLHGNDSLHDCEKLVEFSKWILDIGDGNLGDYNDGECDLDIPHDLMVLFKDDVVSSIVYSTYPDIQRKFFDEEYFIDKAILAPTLDIVDSVNQFVLSIVPGKEKVYLSSDSVVKVDEDVAIDANWITIEFLNDIKGSGLPDHRLCLKIGTPIMLMRNIDVSAGLCNGTRLIVLDLRPNLIYGKVLNGNKAGTKTYIPHMTIVPSDSGLHVKVQRRWGRSPMYHLMEGMDSHKWDQVNLQGWSGYFNRLDGPIYNKLVVEFWKNVVCNDYYVVSHVLDKKIVISEESIAKLLGMEFQQGKRIMNVDANVPGMRSVVNKAIYDHWEMEKTKYNIKDLKPQMKIWQKIFLTCIHPRTGGTDYLNETQKKEAVAEQASEPASEVQRERRSKRTSDPARAANLTTTTSIRSPNHSGVEKDHEIDSTPSEHLDESNASSSNAARTPQLVLTLATSFHPQNLTQLIREFSEEASRRLKWLYQQGPTQVDTVMSSEAAAATPTQAPEVPTSAPAPEVVILAARIDRIQDDQQRLF; translated from the exons ATGAACGTTGATGCAAATGTTCCTGGGATGAGGAGCGTGGTCAACAAGGCGATTTATGACCACTGGGAAatggagaaaaccaagtacaacatAAAGGACTTGAAGcctcagatgaagatttggcagaagatATTCCTTAcatgcattcaccccagaactggtGGAACTGATTATCTTAATgaaactcaaaag gacaatccagcatgtaTTCTGGAGTATGTgcggatgctcagaagacaaggagatcctatcactctTGAGGAGTTTGTCAAGacacttcctgaaagtcctcctaa TGTGCTCAAGGATACCTCAAGTTTGGCTAATGACACTCTTTATGATGCTATGGATATTTCCTCGTCATCGGTGTCGACTAATGCTG ATGAAGTTCAAACATTTAGTGGTTGTTCATCAAGTGATGAAAGTGAAGATAGTGAAGATGGTGAACGAGATGATATGCCTTGCAGTAAAAATTTAGATGAGTTTGAGG AATATTCTGATATTGGAGACATGAAGTATGAGTGTCAGTATTGTGGGGCTTTGCATTG gAATTCGGATGGAAGTTGTAAGCTAAACAAATCCTTAATTGAAGATCTTTTGGCAATGGTTGATGAGTGTAATGTCTTGGTGAAATCATTTCGAAAGGTACGTGATTTCATTTCTATCAACCAATTGTTAAGGATTTCTCTAAGATTGTTTAGGGCTAGACCCAAAGACCCAAGAGTGTACAATTTACCTTCTGTGGATGAGGTAGCTGGTTTAATTGTTGGTGATTTTGATTCTACTGATTGTGGTCGAGACATAGTTGTTAGTTCAATGGATGGTACTCTTAGAAGAATTCATGAGACACACACTTCATTTTTACCGTTGCAATATCCTTTGCTTTTTCCTAATGGAGAAGATGGATATAAAGAAGATATTTTGTTTCGCCAAGATGGAGATGGTCGTGTTTTTAAAAAGATAGTACGAGTATCTTTGAGAGAATTTATTTCTtttagaattcatgaaagaatgAGAGAGGATTCAGTTATATTGCGTAGTAGAAGATTATTCCAACaatttcttgtggattgttATTCGATGATTGAGGCTCAAAGATTATCATATATCAAGGGTAATCAAAAGACAATACGTCGGGACTTCTTATCTGGATTGGAGGAGGCTATGGAGAAAGGTGATGTCGATTCAGCATCAGTTGGAACAAGGATAGTTCTACCTTCATCATTTACTGGTGGAAGAAGATATATGTTTAACAATTGTCAAGATGCAATGGCAATCTGCAAACATGTTGGATATCCAGATCTTTTTATAACTGTTACTTGCAACCCAAAGTGGCTTGAAATTCAAAGGTGTGTTTCTGAAAAAGGCTTGAATGCCTATGATCGCCCTGATATCTCGTGTCGGGTTTTTCATATTAAAGTGAAGCAGTTAATGCGTGATTTGAGGAAAGGTCAATATTTTGGGAAAGTCTCAGCCG gaATGTATACCATTGAGTTTCAAAAGAGGGGACTTCCACATGCCCATATACTTATTTGGTTAGCGCCTGGTTCAAAGCTAACAACACCagagaaaattgattcagttatATGTGCAGAGTTACCTGATCCAGTTGCTAGCCCGAAACTATTTGAAGTTGTTTCTATGTTCATGGTCCATGGTCCATGTGGTAGTAGTAGGAAAAATTCTCCGTGCATGGTAAATGGTcggtgttccaaattttttcctaaGAAATATGTGGATAAGACCTCATTTGACATTGATGGTTATCCGACATATCGAAGGAGGAACACTGGTGTTTTTGTTGAAAGACGTGATGTTCAATTAGATAATGGGTATGTTGTTCCTTATAATGCAAAATTGTTGATGAAGTACCAAGCCCACATTAACATTGAATATTGTAAGAAATCGAATTGCATCAAATACTTATTTAAGTATATCAACAAAGGAGTTGATCGGGTTACAGTTTCAATGAAAAATGAATGTAATGAAGGACAAAATGTGCCAGAGGTTGATGAGATCcaacaatattatgattgtcgtTATTTGTCTGCTTGTGAAGCTGCTTGGAGATCATTTTCATTTCGTATTCATGATCATTGGCCTCCCGTTCAGCGATTACCTTTTCATATGCCCAACAAACAAGTTGTATTATATGGTAATGAAGAACCAATTGATAGGGTCGTTCAAAGAGGTCAGATGTCTGAAACAATGTTTACTGGGTGGATGGTTGCTAATATGATATATGAACATGGTAGGCATTTGACATATGCTGAGTATCCGCAGTTATTTGTTTGGCATCCTAAAGATAAAGAGTGGCGACCACGCAAAAGAGGGTTTTCCATTGGAAGAATGAATTTTATACCTTTGGGGTGTGGGGAGGTATATTATTTGCGTTTATTGTTAAATCTACAATGTGGATGCACAAGTTATGCCGATTTGAGAACTGTTGATGGTGTTGTTCGAGTGAGCTTTCAGGAAGCATGTTCTGCCTTGGGATTATTAGAGGATGATAAAGAATTTATTGATGGATTAATTGATTGTGCTGAATTGTCAGGTGGTATGTCTGTTAGAAAGTTGTTTATGGTGTTGCTATTATCTAATTCAATTGTCACACCAGGAAAAGTTTTTGAGGAAACTTGGAGGTTGTTAGCCGATGGAATTCTTTATAAGCGAAGGAAATTACTTTGCAATCcaa CTTTGCGTTTGGatgatcagactttgaagacgCTTTGTTTGGTTGAGCTTGAAAAAATGTTAGTTAATAATGGGAAAACACTAAAGGATTTTCCTGGCATTCCGTATCCTATTTCAGATGAAGTCCCTCAGTTTGAGAATGTCATGTTGTTTAACGAGTTAAGATTTGACATTGATGATATGTCAGTTAAACATAATGACCATTTGATGAAGTTGAATAATGGTCAAAGGAAAGTGTATGATGAGGTTATTGATGCAGTTAATAAATCAGATGGAGGATTTTATTTTGTCTATGGTTCAGGTGGTACAGGAAAAACTTTTCTTTGGAAAACCCTAAGTTATAGATTAAGATCTGAGCGGAAGATTGTGTTGAATGTTGCATCCAGTGGTATAGCATCTCTTTTGTTACCTGGTGGGAGGACTGCACATTCGTTATTTAGTATCCCACTTGTGTTAAATGAGGATTCATGTTGTAATATTAGGCTGGGTAGTAACAAGGcagagttgcttaaacatacAAGTTTAATTATATGGGATGAGGCACCTATGGTTAATAGGTGGGCATTTGAGGCTGTTGATAGAACCTTGCGTGATATAATGGAAGTTGGGGATGTTTATGGTGGGGGAAAGCCGTTTGGTGGAAAAGTTGTGGTTTTAGGGGAAGATTTTAGACAAACTCTTCCTATTATCCCGAAAGCAAGTAGGGAAGAAATTGTAATGGCTACTATTAACTCATCAAGACTATGGAAATTTTGCAAAGTCTTAAAACTTACTGAGAATATGCGTTTGCATGGGAATGATTCTTTACATGATTGTGAAAAATTGGTTGAATTTAGCAAGTGGATACTTGATATTGGTGATGGTAATTTGGGTGATTACAATGATGGTGAATGTGATTTAGATATTCCACATGACTTGATGGTTCTCTTTAAAGATGATGTTGTGTCAAGTATAGTTTATTCCACCTACCCTGATATTCAAAGGAAATTTTTTGATGAGGAATATTTTATTGATAAAGCTATTCTTGCTCCCACTTTGGATATTGTTGATAGTGTGAACCAGTTTGTGCTTTCAATAGTACCTGGCAAAGAAAAAGTGTATTTAAGTTCAGACAGTGTAGTCAAAGTTGATGAAGATGTAGCCATTGATGCAAATTGGATAACCATTGAGTTTTTGAACGACATTAAGGGATCTGGACTTCCTGATCATaggttgtgtttgaaaattggaACGCCCATTATGTTAATGAGAAATATTGATGTTTCAGCTGGGTTATGCAATGGAACTCGGCTTATTGTGTTGGATCTTAGACCAAATTTGATTTATGGGAAAGTGCTAAATGGAAATAAAGCTGGCACAAAAACATACATCCCACACATGACTATTGTTCCTTCTGATAGTGGTCTACATGTTAAAGTTCAACGTAG ATGGGGAAGGTCTCCTATGTACCATTTAATGGAAGGCATGGATTCTCATAAATG GGATCAGGTCAACTTACAAGGGTGGTCTGGCTACTTCAATAGACTTGATGGTCCGATTTACAACAAATTGGTTGTTGAGTTCTGGAAGAACGTtgtctgcaacgactactacgttgTTTCTCACGTGCTGGACAAGAAGATTGTAATCTCAGAAGAGTCCATTGCAAAGTTGCTGGGTATGGAATTCCAGCAAGGAAAAAGGATTATGAACGTTGATGCAAATGTTCCTGGGATGAGGAGCGTGGTCAACAAGGCGATTTATGACCACTGGGAAatggagaaaaccaagtacaacatAAAGGACTTGAAGcctcagatgaagatttggcagaagatATTCCTTAcatgcattcaccccagaactggtGGAACTGATTATCTTAATgaaactcaaaag aaagaggcagTTGCAGAGCAAGCATCTGAACCTGCTTCAGAAGTTCAACGTGAAAGGAGATCTAAaagaacttctgatccagcaagggctgcaaATCTTACCACAACCACATCCATCAGAAGtccaa atcactcaggcgtagAGAAGGACCACGAGATTGATTCCACACCTTCAGAGCACCTGGATgaatcaaatgcttcaagctccaatgctgccagaactcctcagcttGTTCTGACCTTGGCCACCTCCTTTCATCCTCAGAATCTTACTCAACTCATTCGGGAGTTTTCTGAAGAGGCCTCCAGAAGACTGAaatggctgtatcag caagggCCAACTCAAGTTGATACTGTCATGTCTTCAGAAGCTGCAGCTGCTACTCCTACACAAGCACCAGAAGTTCCTACTTctgctccagctccagaagttgtcATTCTTGCTGCTCGGATTGACAGAATTCaggatgatcagcagaggttattttag
- the LOC130711645 gene encoding uncharacterized protein LOC130711645: MSSSSKSTVCSRTTSSLANDTLYDAMDISSSSVSTNADEVQTFSGCSSSDESEDSEDGERDDMPCSKNLDEFEEYSDIGDMKYECQYCGALHWKPPTLLWDLIMGNDVRSQEFLANIRSYNSAFAFTSFGGKIESGLNDGGGPPQFVISGQNYHRIGSLLPNVVETPKFAQLYVYDTQNEIQNQSSHFRNSDGSCKLNKSLIEDLLAMVDECNVLVKSFRKVRDFISINQLLRISLRLFRARPKDPRVYNLPSVDEVAGLIVGDFDSTDCGRDIVVSSMDGTLRRIHETHTSFLPLQYPLLFPNGEDGYKEDILFRQDGDGRVFKKIVRVSLREFISFRIHERMREDSVILRSRRLFQQFLVDCYSMIEAQRLSYIKGNQKTIRRDFLSGLEEAMEKGDVDSASVGTRIVLPSSFTGGRRYMFNNCQDAMAICKHVGYPDLFITVTCNPKWLEIQRCVSEKGLNAYDRPDISCRVFHIKVKQLMRDLRKGQYFGKVSAGMYTIEFQKRGLPHAHILIWLAPGSKLTTPEKIDSVICAELPDPVASPKLFEVVSMFMVHGPCGSSRKNSPCMVNGRCSKFFPKKYVDKTSFDIDGYPTYRRRNTGVFVERRDVQLDNGYVVPYNAKLLMKYQAHINIEYCKKSNCIKYLFKYINKGVDRVTVSMKNECNEGQNVPEVDEIQQYYDCRYLSACEAAWRSFSFRIHDHWPPVQRLPFHMPNKQVVLYGNEEPIDRVVQRGQMSETMFTGWMVANMIYEHGRHLTYAEYPQLFVWHPKDKEWRPRKRGFSIGRMNFIPLGCGEVYYLRLLLNLQCGCTSYADLRTVDGVVRVSFQEACSALGLLEDDKEFIDGLIDCAELSGGMSVRKLFMVLLLSNSIVTPGKVFEETWRLLADGILYKRRKLLCNPTLRLDDQTLKTLCLVELEKMLVNNGKTLKDFPGIPYPISDEVPQFENVMLFNELRFDIDDMSVKHNDHLMKLNNGQRKVYDEVIDAVNKSDGGFYFVYGSGGTGKTFLWKTLSYRLRSERKIVLNVASSGIASLLLPGGRTAHSLFSIPLVLNEDSCCNIRLGSNKAELLKHTSLIIWDEAPMVNRWAFEAVDRTLRDIMEVGDVYGGGKPFGGKVVVLGEDFRQTLPIIPKASREEIVMATINSSRLWKFCKVLKLTENMRLHGNDSLHDCEKLVEFSKWILDIGDGNLGDYNDGECDLDIPHDLMVLFKDDVVSSIVYSTYPDIQRKFFDEEYFIDKAILAPTLDIVDSVNQFVLSIVPGKEKVYLSSDSVVKVDEDVAIDANWITIEFLNDIKGSGLPDHRLCLKIGTPIMLMRNIDVSAGLCNGTRLIVLDLRPNLIYGKVLNGNKAGTKTYIPHMTIVPSDSGLHVKVQRRWGRSPMYHLMEGMDSHKWDQVNLQGWSGYFNRLDGPIYNKLVVEFWKNVVCNDYYVVSHVLDKKIVISEESIAKLLGMEFQQGKGL; encoded by the exons atgTCGTCCAGTAGCAAATCAACAG TGTGCTCAAGGACTACCTCAAGTTTGGCTAATGACACTCTTTATGATGCTATGGATATTTCCTCGTCATCGGTGTCGACTAATGCTG ATGAAGTTCAAACATTTAGTGGTTGTTCATCAAGTGATGAAAGTGAAGATAGTGAAGATGGTGAACGAGATGATATGCCTTGCAGTAAAAATTTAGATGAGTTTGAGG AATATTCTGATATTGGAGACATGAAGTATGAGTGTCAGTATTGTGGGGCTTTGCATTG GAAGCCACCGACTTTATTATGGGATTTGATAATGGGAAATGATGTTCGTAGTCAAGAATTCTTAGCAAATATAAGAAGTTATAATAGTGCTTTTGCTTTTACTTCATTTGGTGGAAAAATTGAAAGTGGTCTAAATGACGGAGGCGGTCCACCACAATTTGTTATTAGTGGGCAAAATTATCATCGTATTGGTAGCTTGCTTCCAAATGTGGTAGAGACTCCTAAATTTGCCCAACTTTATGTTTATGATACTCAGAATGAGATCCAAAATCAAAGTTCACACTTTAG GAATTCGGATGGAAGTTGTAAGCTAAACAAATCCTTAATTGAAGATCTTTTGGCAATGGTTGATGAGTGTAATGTCTTGGTGAAATCATTTCGAAAGGTACGTGATTTCATTTCTATCAACCAATTGTTAAGGATTTCTCTAAGATTGTTTAGGGCTAGACCCAAAGACCCAAGAGTGTACAATTTACCTTCTGTGGATGAGGTAGCTGGTTTAATTGTTGGTGATTTTGATTCTACTGATTGTGGTCGAGACATAGTTGTTAGTTCAATGGATGGTACTCTTAGAAGAATTCATGAGACACACACTTCATTTTTACCGTTGCAATATCCTTTGCTTTTTCCTAATGGAGAAGATGGATATAAAGAAGATATTTTGTTTCGCCAAGATGGAGATGGTCGTGTTTTTAAAAAGATAGTACGAGTATCTTTGAGAGAATTTATTTCTtttagaattcatgaaagaatgAGAGAGGATTCAGTTATATTGCGTAGTAGAAGATTATTCCAACaatttcttgtggattgttATTCGATGATTGAGGCTCAAAGATTATCATATATCAAGGGTAATCAAAAGACAATACGTCGGGACTTCTTATCTGGATTGGAGGAGGCTATGGAGAAAGGTGATGTCGATTCAGCATCAGTTGGAACAAGGATAGTTCTACCTTCATCATTTACTGGTGGAAGAAGATATATGTTTAACAATTGTCAAGATGCAATGGCAATCTGCAAACATGTTGGATATCCAGATCTTTTTATAACTGTTACTTGCAACCCAAAGTGGCTTGAAATTCAAAGGTGTGTTTCTGAAAAAGGCTTGAATGCCTATGATCGCCCTGATATCTCGTGTCGGGTTTTTCATATTAAAGTGAAGCAGTTAATGCGTGATTTGAGGAAAGGTCAATATTTTGGGAAAGTCTCAGCCG gaATGTATACCATTGAGTTTCAAAAGAGGGGACTTCCACATGCCCATATACTTATTTGGTTAGCGCCTGGTTCAAAGCTAACAACACCagagaaaattgattcagttatATGTGCAGAGTTACCTGATCCAGTTGCTAGCCCGAAACTATTTGAAGTTGTTTCTATGTTCATGGTCCATGGTCCATGTGGTAGTAGTAGGAAAAATTCTCCGTGCATGGTAAATGGTcggtgttccaaattttttcctaaGAAATATGTGGATAAGACCTCATTTGACATTGATGGTTATCCGACATATCGAAGGAGGAACACTGGTGTTTTTGTTGAAAGACGTGATGTTCAATTAGATAATGGGTATGTTGTTCCTTATAATGCAAAATTGTTGATGAAGTACCAAGCCCACATTAACATTGAATATTGTAAGAAATCGAATTGCATCAAATACTTATTTAAGTATATCAACAAAGGAGTTGATCGGGTTACAGTTTCAATGAAAAATGAATGTAATGAAGGACAAAATGTGCCAGAGGTTGATGAGATCcaacaatattatgattgtcgtTATTTGTCTGCTTGTGAAGCTGCTTGGAGATCATTTTCATTTCGTATTCATGATCATTGGCCTCCCGTTCAGCGATTACCTTTTCATATGCCCAACAAACAAGTTGTATTATATGGTAATGAAGAACCAATTGATAGGGTCGTTCAAAGAGGTCAGATGTCTGAAACAATGTTTACTGGGTGGATGGTTGCTAATATGATATATGAACATGGTAGGCATTTGACATATGCTGAGTATCCGCAGTTATTTGTTTGGCATCCTAAAGATAAAGAGTGGCGACCACGCAAAAGAGGGTTTTCCATTGGAAGAATGAATTTTATACCTTTGGGGTGTGGGGAGGTATATTATTTGCGTTTATTGTTAAATCTACAATGTGGATGCACAAGTTATGCCGATTTGAGAACTGTTGATGGTGTTGTTCGAGTGAGCTTTCAGGAAGCATGTTCTGCCTTGGGATTATTAGAGGATGATAAAGAATTTATTGATGGATTAATTGATTGTGCTGAATTGTCAGGTGGTATGTCTGTTAGAAAGTTGTTTATGGTGTTGCTATTATCTAATTCAATTGTCACACCAGGAAAAGTTTTTGAGGAAACTTGGAGGTTGTTAGCCGATGGAATTCTTTATAAGCGAAGGAAATTACTTTGCAATCcaa CTTTGCGTTTGGatgatcagactttgaagacgCTTTGTTTGGTTGAGCTTGAAAAAATGTTAGTTAATAATGGGAAAACACTAAAGGATTTTCCTGGCATTCCGTATCCTATTTCAGATGAAGTCCCTCAGTTTGAGAATGTCATGTTGTTTAACGAGTTAAGATTTGACATTGATGATATGTCAGTTAAACATAATGACCATTTGATGAAGTTGAATAATGGTCAAAGGAAAGTGTATGATGAGGTTATTGATGCAGTTAATAAATCAGATGGAGGATTTTATTTTGTCTATGGTTCAGGTGGTACAGGAAAAACTTTTCTTTGGAAAACCCTAAGTTATAGATTAAGATCTGAGCGGAAGATTGTGTTGAATGTTGCATCCAGTGGTATAGCATCTCTTTTGTTACCTGGTGGGAGGACTGCACATTCGTTATTTAGTATCCCACTTGTGTTAAATGAGGATTCATGTTGTAATATTAGGCTGGGTAGTAACAAGGcagagttgcttaaacatacAAGTTTAATTATATGGGATGAGGCACCTATGGTTAATAGGTGGGCATTTGAGGCTGTTGATAGAACCTTGCGTGATATAATGGAAGTTGGGGATGTTTATGGTGGGGGAAAGCCGTTTGGTGGAAAAGTTGTGGTTTTAGGGGAAGATTTTAGACAAACTCTTCCTATTATCCCGAAAGCAAGTAGGGAAGAAATTGTAATGGCTACTATTAACTCATCAAGACTATGGAAATTTTGCAAAGTCTTAAAACTTACTGAGAATATGCGTTTGCATGGGAATGATTCTTTACATGATTGTGAAAAATTGGTTGAATTTAGCAAGTGGATACTTGATATTGGTGATGGTAATTTGGGTGATTACAATGATGGTGAATGTGATTTAGATATTCCACATGACTTGATGGTTCTCTTTAAAGATGATGTTGTGTCAAGTATAGTTTATTCCACCTACCCTGATATTCAAAGGAAATTTTTTGATGAGGAATATTTTATTGATAAAGCTATTCTTGCTCCCACTTTGGATATTGTTGATAGTGTGAACCAGTTTGTGCTTTCAATAGTACCTGGCAAAGAAAAAGTGTATTTAAGTTCAGACAGTGTAGTCAAAGTTGATGAAGATGTAGCCATTGATGCAAATTGGATAACCATTGAGTTTTTGAACGACATTAAGGGATCTGGACTTCCTGATCATaggttgtgtttgaaaattggaACGCCCATTATGTTAATGAGAAATATTGATGTTTCAGCTGGGTTATGCAATGGAACTCGGCTTATTGTGTTGGATCTTAGACCAAATTTGATTTATGGGAAAGTGCTAAATGGAAATAAAGCTGGCACAAAAACATACATCCCACACATGACTATTGTTCCTTCTGATAGTGGTCTACATGTTAAAGTTCAACGTAG ATGGGGAAGGTCTCCTATGTACCATTTAATGGAAGGCATGGATTCTCATAAATG GGATCAGGTCAACTTACAAGGGTGGTCTGGCTACTTCAATAGACTTGATGGTCCGATTTACAACAAATTGGTTGTTGAGTTCTGGAAGAACGTtgtctgcaacgactactacgttgTTTCTCACGTGCTGGACAAGAAGATTGTAATCTCAGAAGAGTCCATTGCAAAGTTGCTGGGTATGGAATTCCAGCAAGGAAAAGGATTATGA